In a single window of the Granulicella sibirica genome:
- a CDS encoding alpha/beta hydrolase, giving the protein MLPRRATLTILITLLAATSHAQSPAPAAPPARPTPPTRDPGTPGYVKAATLPDDTNAPAKADGNFILGPTHTPSPDTTALPTVPQGDVHEFTMQSTDSKLYPGIAREPNTFGTADPSDPARLILTTSHPAPYTRKVAVYVPKQYVPGTVAPFIIGADGPDRLLFTALDNLIAQHRLPVMIAISIGNGSGDAQGSERGLEYDTMSGRYAEFVETEVLPLVESQYHVKLSKDPDARATMGGSSGGSCALIMAWYHPELYHRVLTYSGTYVNQQWPPSPDTPHGAWEFHEHLIPSTPDKPIRLWMEVGDRDLFNPNIMRDNMHDWVVANEKMAQILAAKGYHYQFVFARNAGHTDRAVKQQTLAEALEYIWQGYPKP; this is encoded by the coding sequence ATGCTGCCGCGCCGCGCAACGCTCACAATCCTCATCACCCTCCTCGCCGCCACGTCGCACGCCCAGTCTCCAGCACCCGCAGCACCACCTGCACGCCCAACCCCACCCACACGCGACCCCGGCACCCCCGGCTACGTCAAAGCCGCCACCCTCCCCGACGACACCAACGCCCCCGCCAAAGCCGACGGCAACTTCATCCTCGGCCCCACCCATACCCCCTCGCCCGACACAACGGCCCTGCCCACCGTCCCCCAGGGCGACGTCCACGAATTCACCATGCAGTCCACCGACAGCAAGCTCTACCCCGGCATCGCCCGCGAACCCAACACCTTCGGCACCGCCGATCCATCCGACCCCGCCAGGCTCATCCTCACCACCAGCCACCCCGCCCCCTACACCCGCAAAGTCGCCGTCTACGTCCCCAAACAGTACGTCCCCGGCACCGTAGCCCCTTTCATCATCGGAGCCGACGGCCCTGACCGCCTCCTCTTCACCGCCCTCGACAACCTCATCGCCCAGCACCGCCTCCCTGTCATGATCGCCATATCCATCGGCAACGGCAGCGGCGACGCCCAGGGCAGCGAACGCGGCCTCGAGTACGACACCATGTCCGGCCGCTACGCCGAGTTCGTCGAAACCGAAGTCCTGCCCCTCGTCGAGTCCCAGTACCACGTCAAGCTCTCCAAAGACCCCGACGCCCGCGCCACCATGGGAGGCAGTTCCGGAGGCTCCTGCGCCCTCATCATGGCCTGGTACCACCCCGAGCTCTACCACCGCGTCCTCACCTACTCCGGCACCTACGTCAACCAGCAGTGGCCGCCCAGCCCCGACACCCCTCACGGCGCATGGGAGTTCCACGAGCACCTCATCCCCTCCACCCCAGACAAACCCATCCGCCTCTGGATGGAGGTCGGCGACCGCGACCTCTTCAACCCCAACATCATGCGAGACAACATGCACGACTGGGTCGTAGCCAACGAAAAGATGGCCCAGATCCTCGCCGCCAAGGGGTATCACTACCAGTTCGTCTTCGCCCGCAACGCCGGTCACACCGACCGCGCCGTCAAGCAGCAAACCCTGGCCGAAGCCCTCGAATACATCTGGCAAGGCTACCCCAAGCCGTAA
- a CDS encoding c-type cytochrome: MTWFGRCRSSALTFALVCPVLLAQAPQEEKPVVHTGAELFQSSGCTHCHMMNGEGGTKGPDLSGVGRRLKPEAIKIQIQQGKGAMPPFQDALSDDEINALVRYLEKARSKK, encoded by the coding sequence ATGACCTGGTTCGGCCGTTGTCGATCATCCGCTCTTACTTTTGCCTTGGTGTGCCCTGTGCTACTGGCGCAGGCCCCTCAAGAAGAAAAGCCAGTCGTCCATACCGGAGCCGAGCTCTTTCAGTCCAGCGGCTGCACTCATTGCCACATGATGAACGGCGAAGGGGGCACCAAGGGGCCGGATCTATCTGGTGTGGGACGCCGCCTCAAGCCTGAGGCCATCAAAATTCAGATTCAGCAGGGCAAGGGCGCCATGCCACCTTTCCAGGATGCGCTCTCCGATGACGAGATCAATGCGCTCGTCAGGTATCTCGAAAAGGCCAGGAGCAAGAAGTAG
- a CDS encoding tetratricopeptide repeat protein — MSSPLSKLRIAIPAALLLACAGIAVSKLSAPHAVAHAEENQAAARKIYSDKVAEKYFAHFDDKSPFLPSNANTDTGQFLDPSTVPNAAYCQHCHQAAHTQWRQSAHANSFRAPWYRKNVTLLMDTKGVEYARHCEGCHNPIALLSGSMTKGVSQNRKTDEDGITCMVCHSMRQAPTTKSQRGIGSYVLAQPAVLVDEAGLPIIGKVPDIEILSHLDRHSKAVMQDFYKTPEFCSSCHKAALPTTLNDYKWQRAIFLSDEWQLSSFAKRSPLPFYTKDTVSTCQTCHMSREKLAAAGPESRDAGAKNGTLVSHRWLGANTLIPTYYNYPDQLAKTQAFLKAGVFNVDLFSLEKDGQKGLIAPLGSVPFSIAPGDLLTTSIVIQNKGAAHSHVPEQRDMYESWVEFQVSDASGRVIEHSGFLKPDGQLDERAHSFTNRLINANSTLNEHHEVWANRVVAYNNTIQSGRSQIVRYQFKVPADVKGPLTVTAQVNYRRFDQTFLDWAMNKKHYPEPVVVMSSRTRTFEIGSNAAAAAPDPNDNKEWMRWNNYGIGLLDAQQYADSAAAFERVARMRPDYADAFTNIALANFQWERYDAAREAIGKALKLAPQNARALYYLALVERNQGDLDAAILDLQAVVKQYPLSRDAHRELGFSFYQQHKYPEARLEYEAVQGIDPDDLAAHYNLAILYRRLGMKEQAATEAAAFKDQKDDPTAATYALTFLRNHNEIAEESVPWHVHTSGDTVATPGAMPQTFSQSATGAAQ; from the coding sequence GTGTCTTCCCCGCTCTCCAAGCTCAGAATCGCCATTCCTGCCGCCCTTCTTCTGGCTTGCGCGGGGATCGCGGTCTCGAAGCTATCCGCTCCGCATGCCGTGGCGCACGCTGAAGAGAACCAGGCGGCGGCGCGGAAGATCTACTCGGATAAGGTTGCCGAGAAGTACTTTGCCCACTTCGACGATAAGAGCCCGTTTCTGCCTTCGAATGCGAACACGGATACGGGGCAGTTTCTTGACCCGTCGACGGTGCCGAATGCGGCTTATTGTCAGCATTGCCACCAGGCGGCGCATACGCAGTGGCGGCAGTCGGCCCACGCGAACAGCTTTCGGGCTCCGTGGTATCGCAAGAACGTGACGCTGCTGATGGACACGAAGGGTGTCGAATATGCGCGGCACTGCGAGGGGTGCCACAACCCGATCGCGCTCCTGTCGGGGTCGATGACCAAGGGGGTTAGCCAGAATCGGAAGACGGATGAGGACGGCATCACGTGCATGGTGTGCCACTCGATGCGTCAGGCTCCGACGACGAAGAGCCAGCGAGGGATTGGAAGCTACGTGCTGGCGCAGCCGGCGGTGCTGGTGGACGAGGCGGGGCTGCCGATCATCGGGAAGGTTCCGGATATCGAGATTCTGTCGCATCTCGACCGGCACTCGAAGGCGGTGATGCAGGACTTCTACAAGACGCCTGAATTCTGCTCGTCGTGCCATAAGGCGGCGCTGCCGACGACGCTGAATGACTACAAGTGGCAGAGGGCTATTTTCCTTTCGGACGAGTGGCAACTTAGCTCGTTTGCCAAGCGGTCGCCGCTACCGTTTTATACGAAGGACACAGTCTCGACTTGCCAGACGTGTCATATGAGCCGGGAGAAGCTGGCTGCTGCCGGGCCTGAGTCACGGGATGCCGGGGCGAAGAATGGGACGCTGGTTTCGCATCGTTGGCTTGGGGCGAATACGCTTATCCCGACTTACTACAACTATCCGGATCAGTTAGCGAAGACGCAGGCATTTCTCAAGGCAGGGGTCTTCAATGTCGATCTGTTCTCGCTGGAGAAGGATGGGCAGAAGGGTTTGATCGCTCCGCTTGGTTCGGTGCCGTTCAGCATCGCTCCGGGGGATCTGCTTACGACTTCGATTGTGATTCAGAACAAAGGTGCGGCTCATAGTCATGTTCCGGAGCAGCGGGATATGTACGAGAGCTGGGTTGAGTTCCAGGTCTCGGATGCTTCGGGCAGGGTCATTGAGCATAGTGGCTTTCTGAAGCCGGATGGGCAGTTGGATGAGAGGGCTCACAGCTTTACCAATCGGCTGATCAATGCCAACTCGACCCTCAATGAGCATCATGAGGTCTGGGCGAACCGGGTTGTGGCTTATAACAACACGATCCAGTCCGGGCGCTCGCAAATAGTGCGCTACCAGTTCAAGGTTCCGGCGGATGTCAAAGGGCCGCTGACGGTTACCGCGCAGGTGAACTATCGGCGCTTCGACCAGACGTTCCTCGACTGGGCTATGAACAAGAAGCACTATCCCGAGCCTGTGGTTGTGATGAGCAGCCGGACGCGCACGTTTGAGATTGGCTCGAACGCTGCTGCCGCCGCGCCTGATCCGAACGACAACAAGGAGTGGATGCGGTGGAACAACTACGGCATCGGGCTGCTTGATGCCCAGCAGTATGCGGACTCCGCTGCGGCTTTTGAGCGTGTCGCGAGGATGCGTCCCGACTATGCGGATGCGTTCACGAACATCGCCCTGGCGAACTTCCAGTGGGAGCGCTACGACGCGGCTCGTGAGGCTATTGGCAAGGCTCTCAAGCTCGCTCCGCAGAATGCGCGGGCGCTGTACTATCTTGCGCTCGTGGAGCGGAACCAGGGTGATCTCGATGCGGCGATTCTCGACCTCCAGGCGGTGGTGAAGCAGTATCCGCTCTCGCGCGACGCTCACCGTGAGTTGGGCTTCAGCTTCTATCAGCAGCATAAGTATCCCGAGGCGCGGCTTGAGTATGAAGCGGTCCAGGGCATCGATCCCGACGATCTTGCAGCTCACTACAACCTGGCCATTCTTTATCGCCGTCTCGGGATGAAGGAGCAAGCCGCTACGGAAGCCGCTGCCTTCAAGGACCAGAAGGACGATCCCACCGCGGCGACTTACGCGCTGACGTTCCTGCGGAACCACAACGAGATCGCCGAAGAGAGCGTGCCCTGGCATGTCCATACGAGCGGAGATACCGTGGCTACGCCTGGGGCGATGCCCCAGACGTTCTCGCAGTCCGCAACGGGCGCAGCCCAATGA
- a CDS encoding glycosyl hydrolase family 28-related protein, whose protein sequence is MSRLTLLLLVAFSAPIAAQAQSFYPTRLEDKTAVYLSPGHDTFGTKADGIADDTAALQKAIDTVADTTHQGILFIPEGHYRITKTLYVWPGIRLIGYGAQRPTLILPANTPGYQTGPSYMVIFTGGRTGERRRGGLQRPANAPAVAPAPFAGTVPPTINVVDANPGTFYSAMSNIDFEIGDANPGAVGIRFHVAQHCFLTHMNFHIGSGMAALQDIGNEAEDLHFDGGQFAIMTGRPSPGWQFTLLDSTFDGQREAAIKEHEAGLVLIHDTFKNVPTAVDIEPKHIEELWIKNSRFENISGPAILISEENSRLTEINVEDALCDRVKTFAQLRDSGKTFSGAGPTYRVATFSHGLTFDSPKARGVIVTRIDAKAIPSLPPASAPAIQALPTQTNWANALELGAKGDGSTDDTAALQHIVDTNRIIYLPSGRYRLTNTLRLRPDTVLIGLHPSTTQFDLSDSTPGFDGPGAPKAMLLAPQGGTNIVTGIGLFSGGVNSRSVAVMWMAGKDSLMDDVRFLGGHGTNNADGTRMNPYNNTHSGDPNPLYRWDVQYPSLWVLNGGGGTFSDIWTPDTFSQAGLYISDTKTEGHVYELSSEHHVRNEVKLKRVSNWEIVALQTEEERGEGPQCLPLAIEDSDNITVAEFHAYRVVSSFVPYDKTIHVSNSHNIRFRNLHIYSDSKAAFDSSVKDDDSGITNRELEIASLTIPEKSPAAVATRHIQATRLTGSFFNPSSATVDSHGQLYFVDTVKQHIFRYLPADKRLEVVRDNAIEPGNIFFDHSDNLMVISYAGATGTVYTFKPDSPATDLQILEPQPAAPHPGMTAVLPADHWRFTAERATGIGGPQPWQYVSPDGSTFLPAGEDFVSGALYYGIKMADILRAFTLSPATPGKTFYVSDEGEKMTWSGQVAPDGSLTHVKPFTNQGGESIAVAPDGKVYLAAGQIYIYNPNGTPAGEIDVPERPISIVFGGKDHKTLYILARTSLYSASIP, encoded by the coding sequence ATGTCCCGCCTGACCCTCCTGCTACTCGTAGCCTTCTCCGCCCCGATCGCCGCGCAAGCCCAATCCTTCTACCCCACCCGTCTCGAAGACAAAACCGCCGTCTACCTCTCCCCCGGCCACGACACCTTCGGCACCAAGGCCGACGGCATAGCCGACGACACCGCCGCCCTCCAGAAAGCCATCGACACCGTAGCCGACACCACCCACCAGGGCATCCTCTTCATCCCCGAAGGCCACTACCGCATCACCAAAACCCTCTACGTCTGGCCCGGCATCCGCCTCATCGGCTACGGAGCGCAGCGTCCCACCCTCATCCTCCCCGCCAACACCCCCGGCTACCAGACCGGCCCGTCCTACATGGTGATCTTCACCGGAGGCCGCACTGGCGAGCGTCGTCGCGGAGGCCTCCAGCGCCCCGCCAACGCCCCAGCCGTCGCTCCCGCACCCTTCGCCGGAACCGTCCCTCCCACCATCAACGTCGTCGACGCCAACCCCGGCACCTTCTACTCCGCCATGAGCAACATCGACTTCGAGATCGGCGACGCCAACCCCGGAGCCGTCGGCATCCGCTTCCACGTCGCCCAGCACTGCTTCCTCACCCACATGAACTTCCACATCGGCTCCGGCATGGCCGCTCTGCAGGACATCGGGAACGAAGCCGAAGACCTCCACTTCGACGGCGGCCAGTTCGCCATCATGACTGGCCGACCCTCCCCCGGCTGGCAGTTCACCCTCCTTGACTCCACCTTCGACGGCCAGCGCGAAGCCGCCATCAAGGAGCATGAAGCCGGCCTCGTTCTCATCCACGACACCTTCAAAAACGTCCCCACCGCCGTCGACATCGAGCCCAAACACATCGAAGAGCTCTGGATCAAAAACTCCCGCTTCGAAAACATCTCCGGTCCCGCCATCCTCATCAGTGAAGAGAACTCCCGCCTCACCGAGATCAACGTCGAAGACGCCCTCTGCGACCGTGTCAAGACCTTCGCCCAGCTTCGCGACAGCGGCAAGACCTTCTCCGGCGCCGGCCCCACGTACCGCGTAGCCACGTTCTCGCACGGCCTGACCTTCGACTCTCCGAAAGCCAGGGGCGTCATCGTCACCCGCATCGACGCCAAAGCCATCCCCTCGCTCCCACCAGCCAGCGCCCCCGCCATACAAGCCCTGCCCACCCAGACCAACTGGGCCAACGCCCTCGAGCTTGGAGCCAAAGGCGACGGCAGCACCGACGACACCGCCGCCCTCCAGCACATCGTCGACACCAACCGCATCATCTATCTCCCCAGCGGCCGCTACCGCCTCACCAACACCCTCCGCCTCCGCCCCGACACCGTCCTCATCGGTCTCCACCCCAGCACCACCCAGTTCGACCTCTCCGACAGCACCCCCGGCTTCGACGGCCCCGGCGCTCCCAAAGCCATGCTCCTCGCGCCGCAAGGCGGCACAAACATCGTCACCGGCATCGGCCTGTTCTCCGGCGGCGTCAACAGCCGCTCCGTAGCCGTCATGTGGATGGCCGGCAAAGACTCCCTCATGGACGACGTCCGCTTCCTCGGTGGCCACGGCACCAACAACGCCGACGGCACCCGCATGAACCCCTACAACAACACTCACAGCGGCGACCCCAACCCCCTCTACCGTTGGGACGTCCAGTACCCAAGCCTCTGGGTCCTCAACGGCGGCGGTGGCACCTTCTCTGACATCTGGACCCCCGACACCTTCTCCCAGGCCGGCCTCTACATCTCCGACACCAAAACCGAGGGCCACGTCTACGAGCTATCCAGCGAGCATCATGTCCGCAACGAGGTCAAGCTCAAGCGCGTCTCCAACTGGGAGATCGTAGCTCTCCAAACCGAAGAAGAACGCGGCGAAGGCCCCCAGTGCCTCCCGCTCGCTATCGAAGACTCCGACAACATCACCGTCGCCGAGTTCCACGCCTACCGCGTCGTCTCGAGCTTCGTCCCCTACGACAAGACCATCCACGTCTCCAACTCGCACAACATCCGCTTCCGCAACCTCCACATCTACAGCGACAGCAAAGCCGCCTTCGATTCCTCCGTCAAGGACGATGACAGCGGGATCACCAACCGCGAGCTCGAAATAGCCTCCCTCACCATCCCGGAAAAATCCCCTGCAGCCGTCGCCACCAGGCACATCCAGGCCACCCGACTCACCGGAAGCTTCTTCAACCCGTCCAGCGCCACCGTCGACTCCCACGGCCAGCTCTACTTCGTCGACACGGTCAAGCAGCACATCTTCCGCTACTTGCCGGCCGACAAGCGCCTCGAAGTCGTCCGCGACAACGCCATCGAACCCGGCAACATCTTCTTCGACCACTCCGATAACCTCATGGTCATCTCCTACGCCGGAGCCACCGGAACCGTCTATACCTTCAAACCGGACAGCCCCGCCACCGACCTCCAGATCCTCGAGCCCCAACCCGCCGCGCCCCACCCAGGCATGACCGCCGTCCTCCCCGCCGACCACTGGCGCTTCACCGCCGAGCGCGCCACCGGCATCGGAGGCCCTCAGCCCTGGCAGTACGTGTCCCCCGACGGCTCAACCTTCCTGCCCGCCGGTGAAGACTTCGTCTCCGGAGCCCTCTACTACGGCATCAAGATGGCCGACATCCTCCGCGCCTTCACCCTGAGCCCCGCCACCCCCGGCAAGACCTTCTACGTTAGCGATGAGGGTGAAAAGATGACCTGGTCCGGCCAGGTCGCCCCCGACGGCTCCCTCACCCACGTCAAGCCCTTCACCAACCAGGGCGGCGAAAGCATAGCCGTAGCCCCCGACGGCAAGGTCTACCTGGCCGCCGGACAGATCTACATCTATAACCCCAACGGCACCCCCGCCGGAGAAATCGACGTCCCCGAGCGCCCCATCAGCATCGTCTTCGGAGGCAAGGACCACAAAACCCTCTACATCCTCGCCCGAACCTCCCTCTACTCCGCATCAATTCCCTAG
- a CDS encoding type II secretion system protein: MHRTTGGRPPSSLGFTLIELLVVIAIIAVLIALLLPSVNRARSAAADRAASDDLTAIGKAQIAYREKAQAYSGTLTALTSLPAGLASGVADGHRFNVVSASTQAFVVRSAPLEPGRTGNQACTIDETLKIAC; the protein is encoded by the coding sequence ATGCATAGGACAACAGGCGGAAGGCCACCATCCAGCCTCGGCTTTACTCTTATCGAGCTTCTGGTCGTCATTGCGATCATTGCAGTGCTCATCGCTTTGCTTCTTCCCTCCGTGAACCGCGCTCGCTCGGCGGCCGCGGATCGCGCAGCCTCCGACGACCTCACCGCTATTGGCAAGGCGCAGATTGCTTACCGTGAGAAGGCACAGGCTTACAGCGGCACCCTTACCGCGTTGACAAGCCTGCCTGCCGGTCTCGCTTCAGGCGTGGCCGATGGGCATCGCTTCAATGTCGTCTCTGCCTCCACCCAGGCGTTCGTAGTGCGGTCGGCGCCGCTCGAGCCGGGCCGCACCGGCAACCAGGCATGCACGATCGACGAGACGCTTAAGATTGCCTGCTGA
- a CDS encoding glycoside hydrolase family 30 protein, with translation MMFRTPVAIASLLFASATFTAHAASKDVAVWLTTPDKTNLLTEQTQHLSFSKGQKDSPAIVIDDRTRFQTMDGFGYALTGGTAQLMMKMSPAARATLLKELFGNGPGDVGTSYLRVSVGASDMNDHVFTYDDMPVGQTDPDLKNFSLGPDRDDVIPVLKEILAISPKIKILASPWTAPSWMKDNENPKAGSLKKEYYPAYAAYWVKYLEAMKAEGIPIDALTPQNEPENPKNTPSMVVTADQEADFIGNDLGPALAKAGLPTKIITFDHNCDHPNYPIDILKNAAANKYTDGSGFHLYLGDITALTTAHDAFPQKNIYFTEQMVISGRRDTGLAIAKPVARLIIGAPENWSRNVLLWNLAADPQNGPHTASGGCPICTGAITLDGDSILRNLAFYTASHASKFVPPGSIRIASPASADALPHVAFLTPTKHHVLIVSNTTDQPSTFTIRAKNKDAKATLPAGAVATYVW, from the coding sequence ATGATGTTCCGCACTCCCGTGGCGATCGCCAGCCTCCTTTTCGCCTCCGCCACCTTCACCGCGCACGCCGCCTCCAAAGACGTCGCCGTCTGGCTCACCACGCCCGACAAGACCAATCTCCTCACCGAGCAGACGCAGCACCTCTCCTTCTCCAAGGGCCAGAAGGACAGCCCCGCCATCGTCATCGACGACAGGACCCGCTTTCAGACCATGGACGGCTTCGGCTACGCTCTCACCGGCGGCACTGCCCAGCTCATGATGAAGATGAGCCCCGCTGCCCGCGCCACGCTGCTGAAAGAGCTCTTCGGCAACGGCCCCGGCGACGTCGGCACAAGCTATCTTCGTGTCTCAGTCGGAGCCTCCGACATGAACGACCACGTCTTCACCTACGACGACATGCCCGTCGGCCAGACCGACCCCGACCTCAAAAACTTCTCCCTCGGTCCCGACCGCGACGACGTCATCCCCGTCCTCAAAGAGATCCTCGCCATCTCTCCAAAAATCAAGATCCTCGCCTCCCCCTGGACCGCCCCATCCTGGATGAAGGACAACGAAAACCCCAAAGCCGGCAGCCTCAAGAAGGAGTACTACCCTGCCTACGCTGCCTACTGGGTCAAGTACCTCGAGGCGATGAAGGCCGAAGGCATACCCATCGACGCCCTCACCCCGCAGAACGAGCCCGAGAACCCCAAGAACACCCCAAGCATGGTCGTCACCGCCGACCAGGAAGCCGACTTCATCGGCAACGATCTCGGCCCCGCCCTCGCCAAGGCCGGCCTGCCCACCAAGATCATCACCTTCGACCACAACTGCGATCACCCCAACTACCCCATCGACATCCTCAAGAACGCCGCCGCCAACAAGTACACTGACGGCTCCGGCTTCCATCTCTACCTCGGCGACATCACCGCCCTCACCACCGCCCACGACGCCTTCCCGCAGAAGAACATCTACTTCACCGAGCAGATGGTCATCTCCGGCAGGCGTGACACAGGGCTCGCTATCGCCAAGCCCGTAGCCCGCCTCATCATCGGAGCCCCCGAGAACTGGAGCCGCAACGTCCTCCTCTGGAACCTCGCCGCCGACCCCCAGAACGGCCCACACACCGCAAGCGGCGGCTGCCCCATCTGCACCGGAGCCATCACCCTCGACGGCGACTCCATCCTCCGCAACCTCGCCTTCTACACCGCCTCCCACGCCTCGAAATTCGTCCCTCCCGGCTCCATCCGCATAGCCTCTCCCGCCTCCGCCGATGCCCTCCCTCACGTAGCCTTCCTCACCCCCACCAAGCACCACGTCCTCATCGTCAGCAACACCACCGATCAGCCCAGCACCTTCACCATCCGTGCCAAGAACAAGGACGCCAAAGCCACCCTCCCCGCCGGAGCCGTAGCCACCTACGTCTGGTAA
- a CDS encoding DUF885 family protein: MKAPLRTILAAAALALGMGASGTLLAEAPAPTGYPALVQLFDEWRAFEAPVLKGTTPDYSAAAMAAKAKALPAWQKRLADLDVSAWPIEQQNDAKLVKAEMNGLDFNLRVLRPWARDPAFYVSVWPARSDCPRREGPISQPEIELYKYTFPLSPSAQTELAARLNIIPALLTEARDNIKDSNAHDIWFYGEQELRNQSRTLASLEAGTLHVTTLGGGQHATLEGTSPELKTAVANAKKATDDFVAWLDKLAPTKTGPSGVGKENYTWYEQNVHMLPYTWEQEVALLHRELERAQASLRLEEHNNRNLPPLEPVPGAAAFDKLTHARLDTFIDFLVKQEIIPDKPYIRGALEPELGHFVPEVIEHQSGNAVPVEKRVFFTRVTHREPMLLLSHDYHWIDLARMRDEPNPSPIRRSIPLSNIWDTRAEGFATAFEELVMHAGLYDNEPRAKELVWCMLANRAARGLASLYVQANMINLVEAGHIQGEWTPRHWAGAADTLTAFEQLLYLRQPGYGTSYVTGKILFDRLMMEYSHQQDALNKPFVLRDFMDRFNNEGMIPVPLIESELITADSREPINDPSRP, from the coding sequence ATGAAGGCACCCCTCCGCACCATTCTGGCAGCTGCAGCCCTGGCCCTTGGAATGGGCGCTTCCGGCACGTTGTTAGCCGAAGCCCCCGCGCCCACCGGCTACCCCGCGCTCGTGCAGCTCTTCGACGAGTGGCGAGCCTTCGAAGCCCCCGTTCTCAAAGGCACCACACCGGACTACAGCGCCGCCGCCATGGCCGCCAAGGCCAAGGCCCTCCCCGCCTGGCAGAAGCGTCTCGCCGACCTTGACGTCTCCGCATGGCCCATCGAGCAGCAGAATGACGCGAAGCTGGTCAAAGCCGAGATGAACGGCCTCGACTTCAACCTTCGCGTCCTCCGTCCCTGGGCTCGCGACCCCGCCTTCTACGTCAGCGTCTGGCCCGCCCGCAGCGACTGCCCCCGCCGCGAAGGCCCCATCTCCCAGCCCGAGATAGAGCTCTACAAGTACACCTTCCCGCTCTCTCCCTCTGCCCAGACTGAGCTGGCCGCGAGGCTCAACATCATCCCCGCCCTCCTCACCGAGGCCAGGGACAACATCAAGGACAGCAACGCCCACGACATCTGGTTCTACGGCGAGCAGGAACTCCGCAACCAGTCCCGCACCCTCGCCTCCCTCGAAGCCGGAACCCTCCACGTCACCACCCTTGGCGGAGGCCAGCACGCCACCCTCGAGGGCACGAGCCCCGAGCTGAAGACCGCCGTCGCCAACGCCAAAAAGGCAACCGACGACTTCGTAGCCTGGCTCGACAAGCTGGCCCCTACCAAGACCGGCCCCTCCGGCGTAGGCAAAGAGAACTACACCTGGTACGAGCAGAACGTCCACATGCTTCCCTACACCTGGGAGCAGGAGGTGGCCCTCCTGCACCGCGAACTCGAACGCGCCCAGGCCTCCCTCCGCCTCGAAGAGCACAACAACCGCAATCTCCCGCCGCTCGAACCCGTCCCCGGCGCTGCCGCCTTCGACAAGCTCACCCACGCCCGCCTCGACACCTTCATCGACTTCCTCGTCAAGCAGGAGATTATCCCCGACAAGCCATACATCCGCGGAGCCCTTGAACCCGAACTAGGCCACTTCGTCCCCGAAGTGATCGAGCATCAATCAGGCAACGCGGTCCCGGTAGAAAAGCGCGTCTTCTTCACCCGCGTCACTCACCGCGAGCCCATGCTTCTCCTCTCCCACGACTACCACTGGATCGACCTGGCCCGCATGCGCGACGAGCCGAACCCAAGCCCCATCCGCCGCTCCATCCCCCTCTCGAACATCTGGGACACCCGCGCCGAAGGCTTCGCCACCGCCTTCGAAGAGCTCGTCATGCACGCCGGCCTCTACGACAACGAACCCCGCGCGAAAGAGCTCGTCTGGTGCATGCTCGCCAACCGCGCCGCCCGCGGCCTCGCCTCGCTCTACGTCCAGGCCAACATGATCAACCTCGTCGAGGCCGGCCACATCCAGGGAGAGTGGACCCCGCGCCATTGGGCCGGTGCCGCCGACACCCTTACCGCCTTCGAGCAGCTCCTCTACCTCCGCCAGCCCGGCTACGGCACAAGCTACGTCACCGGCAAGATCCTCTTCGACCGCCTCATGATGGAGTACAGCCACCAGCAGGACGCCCTCAACAAACCCTTCGTCCTCCGCGACTTCATGGATCGCTTCAACAACGAAGGCATGATCCCCGTTCCCCTCATCGAATCCGAACTCATCACCGCCGACTCTCGCGAACCCATCAACGACCCTTCCAGGCCATAA